The nucleotide sequence TACATCATATCAATGGCTTTAATTAATTAAGCAAACAGTTTAATTGAAGTTATTAATGGGCTCTTAGATTGTTTTATAATCCAATTAATGAAGAATAATGACTTGTTTGAGCTCATTAGAAAAAGACTTGAATTTCTGGCTGACCTGACATGAAGTAATGACACCAATAAAGGAAGCATATAACTTGAGAGATGGTATTAACAGTGGTTACTGGTACATGTTTAATAAGTGACTCTCCAGGGGGGAATAAAAGACCCGATTTGTAGTTTTTCCCAATgctgtaaatactcccaccataaCCAGTTCAGCCTACTACTGTGATGTCATTGAACTAAAAAGTCAGGAAGAGATACACAAAATCAGCTCTATGAGTACAAGTGGTATGAGTGATTTCCAACCCATCCAACACTGTATTACAAGGAGAATATCAACTATAAACTGGTTCATGAGGACTGCCCATTAATATTTGAGAGTTATCATTGCCCACAGAAACTTGAAACTCTTTGAAACATTACagttcatatatgaaagagaaaaggtTTTCTCAATCTGACAATAATTCAAAGGATACATATGACATTAATAATGTTGAATTATGAGGCTGAAAGAAACTTTCATATGTTATCAACAAAAATTTCAATCAATCttacaaaaggaaatattaaattgggttttccttcttttcctaatAATGTTAGAAAGTAATGGTCAAATGGAGAGGAAATCAAAGATATGGAGCcagaaaatataatgaagaaagaTTATAAAGATGGATGATGCaatcaataaagatttattttttaaagtgtttatgaAGTGCTATCTATtagttatttataatatacaatttattttcttttctaattccaaATAACTATTTGCTTTGTACCTAATTTTGTAtaaattgtttactttttcttaaagagaaccAGCACAATTGATTCACTATATATCTTAGTCTCAGATTAACTTTCAAATGCCAATTGATAGTCTGCTATATTTTTGTCCTCCAATGGTGAATTCTGAAGAATAATTCACAAATGAACTGAGTTTTTCAAGATCCACCACTTACAAATTTTGTTTTGGGGTGAGTCACTTGATGTTTCTGAATATTATTTCTGTACTTTGAAAATCAAGTTAACAGTTATTTTTGTATGGCTTCCAAGATAATTATTTTTGGGGAATCAAGTCAAGtaatgtatgaaaaaatatttttataatttaaagaaatatacattATCCCTGACCCTAGTTCTActcttattttatatacacaagATAACATTGTGGTGTTATAGTGAAATCTAACACAGGGATCCTCAAAATTTACTAAATTTCCAGAAAAAACTGGACAATTATGTTAAAATGACCTATTCAAATAAATTTGTTAAGACacagttttataaattaaaatgtttgtaaaaataGTTAATCTACCTCAATCCAAAAGATATAAAGTGGCTTTTAAGTAAAGTGATAAAATAAGTAAGACTTTAGGTTATGTCTTCCTTCTGAATGCCTTTAAACTTCCTTTAAAACTTCCTTTAAACTTCCTTCCAAAATAATATGGCACCTTATAGAGTATTCAACCAAACCTACTTTACTCTTTTTTACCTTCTCTGATCTATTCCTTTGTATTTCCTGCCATGGGGAAAAATCAAACTGTGAATGTTTGCAAAAATTGGACTGgtatcttagtcagtttgggctgctatactAAGTACCATAGAcagagtggcttataaacaacagaagttaatttttcatagttttgcaCACTGAAGTCCTAGATCAAAGTGGTCTAAGTTGAGTTCTGGTGAGAGCTGTCTTCCAGTTGCAACCTGCTGAATTTTTGTTATATCCTCATGTGCTAGAAAGAGGGCTAGAgacctctctggggtctctttttaTAAtggtgctaatcccattcatgagggctccagcTTTATGGGTAATTATTAACATCTCcaaaaggtcccacctcctaataccatcaccttgggagttaggatttcaacatatgaattttgagagcacacaaacattcagttcataacattAAGTGAGGCAAAgcttttttaaaagccttctaAAGTCAGTGCTTTATAAATTGGAATTGGTGGTTTCATAATTAAAGGACCCATAAATCTTATTACTAAAGTTGATTGTTcactttctaaaagaaaaaattctgttcagtGGATAAAGGAGTCAACCATTAAAGGTACAAGATGTGTTTAAATTGAAATACAATTGGATACTGTgacataaatgattaaataatctcaatatttaaataaatatttgtttcatgcATTTCCCTAAACTTTGTAAACCAACAAACTGCTGGCAAGCAAGCTGGGcagtatataaataataattcctCCCATTGATATGCCCTTTAAATGAATTGAAAGGAAACTGGATCTCTAGGATAGAAAGCCCACGCattcaatatgtgggaggcaaaTTTCTTACACCACACCCTAACCTGAGATGTGTTTCTCAAATTTGCACAGTGAAGAAAAGGGCTTTCAAACATAGATGTGAATTCTTGCATGGATTCAAAtcatctttattatatattatatcatatctttattatagtaatatttaaatatttataataataaaactacttATCAATTACTTACCATATAAAACTAAGTAATGGCTTATAAGTTTTGTACAAgtataaaaactaaacaaataaattaaaaatttacatggggaaaaacaatgaaattctaATGAGCATATTTGTGTGCTACCTCTCTCTGATTTAATCCTGTACATCAACTTTCTGAAACAATGTAAAAAAATCACATCACTCATTTGGGGGAAACTCATCCTGTACTATCAAAGCACAAAAGTAAGTGTACAAATTCAGTTCctatatcaaaaattaaaaaaattcccaaaagaataataataatatagaaaataccggtcgaaaaagaaaatgcattaggCTTGTGGGACTAAAGAGTTAAAATTTTCTGACAATATTTCTGTATGCACATTTTCTTGTCAAATAGATAAGGAACCACTGTGAATCAAGAGCATGAAAGCCAGGCAGCATGACCACCCATTATCCATGACAATAGGCATAATTGGCTGACTTTAAAGAAAAGGCCAGCCATAACCATGGCTTTTTTACATTTGATACGCAACCCTAAGAATACTGTATGTAGAGAGTCAAACTGGTCACCTAGGCTCTCAAAAAAATTGAGATTACAGCCCCCAGTGTGAAGTTACTAAGAAGTGAAGATGAAAAAGACTGTTAGTCATCACTGAGGGCCTGAGTGGGAACATGATCTCTGAATCAGGGTGTATTGTCAAACAAGTGATGGCATGACACAAAATGACTAATGATCAACAATGCAGACACTTCCTATAGCAGGAGAGGGCCATCATGGTGTGTGTCACTCAATGTATTAGGCTCCAGTACATATTATTCTTTGTGAACAAAATCAAATTTAGCTGTTTGTGAAACATTTGAAATGTGATagcaaaagggaaagaagatTCTTCCTTGAACTGATACACAGAACTGTACTTTTCCAGACACTGCATGAAAGGATACTGGGAATTTGATTGTATTTCCAACACTGTTTAGTGTTAATTTCCAGTACCTAAAGGTTGCCTTGCTGCATTGCTAATCAATAAGTACAGAATAGTGCAGGCCTCTTACATAAGGGTTGtggaacagaaagagaaactaAGGAGGAAAGACCCTTACACAGTCAAAGCTGAATCaagtctaaatatatatgcatgtctGCTTTCTAAGGGCTCCTAGAATAATAATCTCTCCTTGCCCATCCCAAAATTTATTATTCCAGGGCATGCATTATTAGAGTTATCCAagtttgtcttttctatttttcttctgtatgcACAGCCAAATACTAGAAAGCTGGAGCTGGCTAACACTGGCTCACAGAAGTTGACTGTGTGCATCCCTGATTGTCTGCCTTCAGTAACATCACATTAGTGGTTGAAATTGATGATGGAGTATTTCCAGCAAACATGTCAGTAAACACTATAAATCTGGGCTTTCTCCCCCTGACTCCTGGCCCCCACAATGAAcaggttgttaaatatttatcaacaCACCACTACATCTCAGTAGTATATGTACTCACTGTGCTATGGGTCACACAATTTGCCAAAAACAAGGAACAAAACAGGGAACCAAACAGAAATAGTCCTGTCCTCAAAGATCTTAATGGTTTTATGTAAttgtgtaagatactgggctattaggacaatagacaccttccaacttctgtttactgcttgcttgctaactgcaaagcattatgagtacattatgggatgcagaggagaaagacaaagaatgcggaaactggagtctctcagctaggacccggaacaggttggagcctatcaggggcagaatgaagaatcactgtgggggcagatgcatgatcagCATGTAAACAGCTTAGATATAAAAGGCTCACTAGCGCACAAGGGGGTCCCTGCCTGAAGAAGAGTCCACCgcactggcactctgggggctcggaccctagctcgagctagacaataaaacttgttttgataattacagcctcggtgactctgtctctctgtcccatgGCCCTGCGAATCTCGACTCTAACAATTGCCCTGCCTTATTCTTACCTTATTCCTTACCTCCATTTACACATGTTCTACTTGTTCTTTAAGCCATCTCTATTTTACATGATATTAGTGTCTCCCTTAGCTATACATTTCAAAGCAGACAAGTTTTACACTTGTTGTGCAAGGTTTGCTTAAGCATGATGCACATTGTGGAAGGCAAGGGTAGGAAGGTAGGGAACAATCAAAATTTTGGAATTGATTGAGGAGAATACTATCAACATTTATGAATGGTGTGGTTCATGCATTTTACACAGGCACTCCTATAGTATTTGCAGGCATAGGGAAAGGAGTATAGAACATCACAGTTTggccctccctcttctcttcgCAACTTCCTACTCTAACCTGCAACTGACAGGGGCTTCATGCATGAGTCGGGTAGGGTGACCAACTCTCCTGTTTTACCTGGTACTACGGGGTTTTGCAGGACTGGTACAATTCCAGGCAAACTAGGATTACTCAACCTTTGGATTAATAAAAGAAGCTTATGCAGGCAGGCCCTGATAGTAACAATAGTTACTGCTGGACAGAGAATTATAGAGTTTTGGCTATTGTTACTATCAGCCTTGATAGTAACAATAGCTTCTGCTGGTCAGAACATTATAGGGTTTTGGTAATCCTAGACAGGTGAAAGTCTACTTTTCAGGTGGAAGTGAGTATGTGATGGCACATGAACTCTGACTGGACATCTTCCTTTCACCTCACAGACTCCTTTCTCCTAGTCACTATCATAGATTCTGGGCATGTAGTAGtaattaaaaagatacaaatatgtttataaagtaaaatatatacaactatgtTCAAGTTTTCATAGCTTTTCTGCAGTATTGCAAAGCCTTCCTTTCTGATCTCCCTACAAATTTTTGGTCCATTCTAGTCTATTCACCACACTATAATTAGAGTGATAAAACTTGTATAAAGCTCTTCAGTAGCCTTGCATTAAAGACTAGGATCCCTAACTAGGTAAAATGGGCCCTGTGTGATATGAAAGGCTCCtctcacatgtacacacactctGGGCTCACATTAAGCTACTCACCTTCTCACTCACAGTCACATTGGCcttactttagtttttaaaactgatCTATGTTCCTGCTTGGTCCAAAGCCTCTGCATATACCAGGCCCTGCGTGCCATAGTCACTATATGAAAACTCTTTTCTGATAAAGTCTTCCCTGTTCATTTCTCAGTCTAGATCAGGGTCTCAGTCCTGGCTTCATCCCAGGGTCTCAGGGGTtactttgccttttctttttggtaCTTTTTACACTTTATAATACGATGATATAGTATCTAAACTCTCTCCTAGACTTAAACTCAGTGAAGGCATAATAGTACTTGCAGCTTTGTCTCCATATTCAGGAATATGAATATGGAGATAAGGTTCCATAAATAGGAACTATgtgagaaaaaagaggaaataagaaatgaaggaaggaagaaaagggacgTAAGAAAAGTTCCATCTAAAGTGGGAAAGTTCTCTACATTGggagttttaatttttctatccTAAGATGAGTATTTTGTAAAACTCCACTCATTTTAAGGACAGCAGTGGTTTTCTAACAGCTTATTTTTCTCTGCTAAAGAGAAGGCATTAGAAGAATATGTTCATATTGGGGGACTTTGCTCCATGTCATGATATATGAAATAAAAGCcccctaaaattttttttaaaaagctagaaaaatgcAAGTAAGTTTTGTAGactattcataatttttctttctctcttcttcttttcaaTACACTGATATTACAAAATGTagtatcagaagaaaaaaagatgaaacttATGGTAAGATGTGAAAGATTACTAAAGCATAGTTACTCCTTAATATAGCTTCAGGAGCTTATAATGCAAGtaatcttacattttaaaaattcagtttgcaTTTCAATTCTGTAGATACCACTTTGATAATAAAATCATTCTATTAggccaagaggaaaaaaagtttcatgtttataaaacaattatcAAGCAATATATACAACAGATATCTTCTCTTTATTCCTCTCTCTACTTTCATCTCTTCCTGAGCTTTATCAGAGCACTTATGCCAAAAAACCACTTTACCAGGGAAGCTGGCCATACACTCTTCAAGAAACAGCACGATCTACAAATGTTGACAGGCAGATGCAAGCTCCGGAAAAGGAATTATTTAGCTAAACTGACAACAGAGTTTATTGAATAACCAGAGGGACTCTTTTTCTAAAACTGTAGGAAAATGCGTATTCTATAACTTAACGGAAAGCTTAAGGCAAAGGCTTCAAGCCCAAAATGGCAAGCAGAGAGAAGGTGACTCCCGTGCCAAGGCAGCTGGTGGAAGCCTCCCAACCCCGCTGTGCACCTGCCAGGCCGCCAgggcactgaggcacagagtgctGCTGAGTCTACCTAGGGTGGAGACGCCATGAAAGACCGTCTTCACGTCTTCATCGGGACTCTCTATGGTTACCGCGTTGGATTATGGGCAACGTACACACCATGTGCGCAGGCGCAGGCGTGGAAACGCTTGTCCCTTCGGGGCACCGCCTTCATTCCTGGTGTCGTCGCCATGGGTCGCCGCCCGGCTCGCTGTTACCGGTATTGTAAGAACAAGCCGTATCCAAAGTCTCGTTTCTGCCGAGGTGTCCCTGATGCCAAGATCCGCATCTTCGACTTGGGTAGGAAGAAGGCAAAAGTTGATGAGTTCCCGCTCTGTGGTCACATGGTGTCTGATGAATATGAGCAGCTCTCCTCCGAGGCCTTGGAGGCCGCCCGTATTTGTGCCAACAAGTACATGGTGAAAAGTTGTGGCAAAGACGGCTTTCACATCCGAGTGCGGCTCCATCCCTTCCATGTTATCCGCATCAACAAGATGTTATCCTGTGCTGGCGCTGACAGGCT is from Microcebus murinus isolate Inina chromosome 6, M.murinus_Inina_mat1.0, whole genome shotgun sequence and encodes:
- the RPL10L gene encoding ribosomal protein uL16-like — translated: MGRRPARCYRYCKNKPYPKSRFCRGVPDAKIRIFDLGRKKAKVDEFPLCGHMVSDEYEQLSSEALEAARICANKYMVKSCGKDGFHIRVRLHPFHVIRINKMLSCAGADRLQTGMRGAFGKPQGTVARVHIGQVIMSIRTKLQNKEHVIEALRRAKFKFPGRQKIHISKKWGFTKFNADEFEDKLAEKRLIPDGCGVKHIPNRGPLNKWRALHS